The following nucleotide sequence is from Calditrichota bacterium.
GACGATTTCCGTGACGCCGCAATTTTTCAATTTAGGAATGATAAATTCCAACATCGGAATGCCGTGCACAGGGACCAGCGCTTTGGGGATAGTCTCAGTCAATGGCTTAAGCCGTGTGCCGAATCCGGCAGCTAAAATCATCGCTTTCATGGCTGGCCTCGCTCCAATTCGGCGTGGTGCAATCTCACCGTAATCGACTTCTCAGCCAAATATTCTCGCATGCGTTCCGCACAATACACCGAACGATGTTGGCCGCCGGTGCAGCCGAATGAAATCATCAAATGGGCAAATCCTCGCTCGCGATAATTCTCAATAGCAAGATCAATAATTTTTTTTGCCGCCTGTAAAAATTCACTCACCTGCGGATATTTTTCCAGATAAGAAATAACTTCTGCATCTTTTCCGGTCAAATCAGCATATTCCGGCTCCCTGCCCGGATTGGGCAAAAAACGGCAATCAAACACAAAGCCCCCGTTGTTTCCGGTATCGTCCTTGGGAATGCCCGATTTTTGATAACCAAAACTGAAAAGATCAACCACCAAATCTGTCACTGTTCTTCTCCCATGCGGTACAATTCTTCGTCAACAACAAGTCCCTCGTAAATGCGGCGCAGCGTCGGTATNNNNNNNNNNNNNNNNNNNNNNNNNNNNNNNNNNNNNNNNNNNNNNNNNNNNNNNNNNNNNNNNNNNNNNNNNNNNNNNNNNNNNNNNNNNNNNNNNNNNNNNNNNNNNNNNNNNCCGAACGCCTGCATCATACGAATAAGCACAAATCCGTAAAAATAGCGCATGAAACGATTCTCGTCCACTGGCTCGAATTCCTGTACTTTCTCCAGATATGCCGTGATCAATTCTTCCCGAAAATCCTGCGGCAAATTGGCTTTGGCATCGTAAAGCAGCGACGCCGCGTCGTACTGCAGCGCGCCTTTTCGACCGGACTGGTAGTCGATGAAATAAGGCATCTCATCTTTGATCATCACATTTCTTGACTGGAAATCGCGGTAAAGAAAATACTTTCGGTCCTCTTCCAACAGAAAATCGATCAGCGCATTAAAATCACGTTCGACTTCATTTTGATCCACTTTTTGTTTGAAAAATACTTCCAGAAAACGATTCAAAAAATAGTGCAAATCCCAGTTCATGGAATGCCTGCCAAAAATGACGTGTTGGTAGCAAAGCGTGTAATCGATACTGGCACCGGCTTTGATCTGAAAATTTGGCAAATACTCGATCACCTGGCGGTACATGTTCCGGATTTTTTCATTGAATCCGTCCTGCTTGCGGATCTCGCACATCCAGTCGAAAAGCGTCCACTCGCCAAGGTCCTCTTCCAGATACACGCCGTTCTTCAAATCCACAGCGTAAATTTCCGGCACGCGTAGTCCTTCCCGGCGAAAATGGTTGGTGAATTCCACAAACGCCACATTCTCATCAAAATCATTGCCGATGATACCGATCACAGTCTGCAAATCAAAAAATATGCGATAAATTTTTCGATCAGAACCATCGCCTTTCAACGAAACAATTTTATCGGGCGCCGTGCCATAGGTTTTGTGAAAAAGTCGCTTCAATCGTTCCATTGATTCCTTCCTGAAAATCATTTTCATTAATTTAAAAAATTAAACCGATAAAGCAAACATTTTTTTGCAGCGCATCCACTTTTCGGTCTTATCCGCGAAAAAAAATTTAACAACGCCTGAATGAAAAAGTTCACCAGCCATAGATTTCTTCTAATTTTTTTATCCCACGTGTACCCCACTGCAAAAGTCAATGTTGTTGACTTAAGGGAAAGAATATTTAAATTTTTTTAAAAAACTACTTGACAAATTCATTAAAAGTTTTTATTTTTTATTAAATTAAGTAGCCTAAAAATTAAAGACAAGAATTGGAGGATAACCTTGAGCTGCCAACCAAAGACAACCGTCAATTCAAAACATTAAACAAATTCTGCAAAAATTAGTTAATTTAATTCCAAAAAACATTCCAGCTCACTTTAAAGAAAACAATAGCCATTTTACACGGAATCGCAAGCTGCCGTTTCCCAAATTGCTGGTCTTCATTCTGCATCTGACCATGAATTCCAAAAATGACGGTGTGGATATCCGAGCAACTGATTTCTTTAAACACGCCAAACGGTCCAACTTATGGCCAGAGCCCACCTCAATCCATCGAAGTGCTGTCACCAAAGCCCGAAAAAAGCTATCGTGGCGCGTGTTTGAGAATATCTTCTACGATGCGGTCAACATTGTCCATCATTCATATCCCCACTCTCCCCTTCATCAATGGAAAAAAATGTTTGTCTTTGCTATTGATGGATCAAAATATCTGCTACCTGCTACCGATGAACTTCGAGAAAAATTTGATCCCAATAGTAGATTACACAATTGTGGCAAAGGCCATTATCCACAATGTCTGGTTACCACC
It contains:
- a CDS encoding ATP-binding protein; amino-acid sequence: MTDLVVDLFSFGYQKSGIPKDDTGNNGGFVFDCRFLPNPGREPEYADLTGKDAEVISYLEKYPQVSEFLQAAKKIIDLAIENYRERGFAHLMISFGCTGGQHRSVYCAERMREYLAEKSITVRLHHAELERGQP
- a CDS encoding phosphotransferase: MERLKRLFHKTYGTAPDKIVSLKGDGSDRKIYRIFFDLQTVIGIIGNDFDENVAFVEFTNHFRREGLRVPEIYAVDLKNGVYLEEDLGEWTLFDWMCEIRKQDGFNEKIRNMYRQVIEYLPNFQIKAGASIDYTLCYQHVIFGRHSMNWDLHYFLNRFLEVFFKQKVDQNEVERDFNALIDFLLEEDRKYFLYRDFQSRNVMIKDEMPYFIDYQSGRKGALQYDAASLLYDAKANLPQDFREELITAYLEKVQEFEPVDENRFMRYFYGFVLIRMMQAFG